Proteins encoded within one genomic window of Deltaproteobacteria bacterium:
- a CDS encoding nucleotidyltransferase domain-containing protein, with the protein MEKLAIETQTLYAELQERLTALEAQRTIGHSPGCFTEKTIKGGCYVYYQYQEPGGISRQIYVGKKTPGLDRIIADYQRARKILSADLTHIQILCAQLRAGGALITDTASGRVLKALADSGVFYLDGVLLGTQAFMVLGNLLGRRWEHSALRTQDIDLAGTAKMIIAIPDIKIDLPKVLEGLHMGFIPVPPFNPKHPSTSFRVRGNPLRLDVLTSEQHPRKSNPIFIPRFNVAAQPVRFLDYLLDNPIKGAVIDGGGVLVNVPLPARFALHKLIVSRERDITAQPKAQKDLDQAAQLLLVLLEERPGDLLLAWEEIKRRGTGWIKRIQMALSAKNSPYTSVLERTKAFLS; encoded by the coding sequence ATGGAAAAACTGGCGATTGAAACACAAACCTTGTATGCCGAGCTCCAGGAGCGCCTGACCGCTCTGGAGGCCCAGCGGACGATCGGTCATTCTCCGGGATGCTTCACGGAAAAAACAATCAAAGGGGGCTGTTACGTTTACTATCAATACCAGGAACCGGGGGGGATCAGCCGGCAAATATATGTAGGGAAAAAGACCCCCGGTTTGGATCGAATCATTGCCGATTACCAAAGGGCACGAAAGATACTCAGTGCCGACCTTACCCACATCCAGATACTTTGTGCCCAACTTCGGGCCGGGGGGGCACTGATTACCGACACCGCATCAGGCCGGGTGCTAAAAGCCCTGGCCGACAGCGGGGTGTTTTATCTTGACGGAGTATTATTGGGAACCCAGGCCTTTATGGTACTCGGTAATCTCCTGGGAAGGCGATGGGAACATTCCGCCCTCAGGACTCAGGATATCGATCTGGCCGGTACGGCGAAGATGATTATTGCCATTCCGGATATCAAGATTGATCTCCCCAAAGTTCTGGAAGGACTTCATATGGGCTTTATCCCGGTGCCTCCCTTTAACCCGAAACATCCATCGACCTCCTTCCGGGTCAGGGGAAACCCGTTGCGGTTAGATGTCCTTACCTCCGAACAACATCCGAGGAAAAGTAATCCCATCTTTATCCCTCGATTCAATGTCGCTGCCCAACCGGTTCGGTTCCTGGATTATCTTCTCGATAACCCAATCAAAGGGGCGGTGATTGACGGCGGCGGCGTTCTGGTCAATGTTCCTCTGCCGGCCCGTTTTGCCCTTCATAAGCTGATTGTTTCCCGAGAACGGGATATTACCGCCCAGCCAAAAGCCCAAAAGGATCTGGATCAGGCAGCCCAACTCCTGCTGGTGCTATTGGAGGAGAGGCCTGGCGATTTGCTGCTGGCCTGGGAGGAAATCAAGCGTCGCGGAACCGGCTGGATCAAACGAATACAGATGGCCCTATCCGCTAAAAACAGCCCGTATACGTCGGTTCTTGAAAGAACCAAGGCGTTTCTTTCTTGA
- a CDS encoding response regulator: protein MNKETILVVEDNLLNMKLVRNLLHLEGYQVLEAGDGEQGIGLAREHRPDLILMDIQLPGMDGLTATRQIKGDTALKHIPVVALTSYAMQGDEERAREAHCDGYIAKPINTRTFLDQIKGFWDKDNNPAPPLPLMGPIKHKNKILIVDDEPLNIKLLEAKLPREKYEVLKALSGKQAIEIAGAESPDLILLDIMMPEMNGFEVTRWLKKNPETERIPIIQVTALDGSEDKVMGLEAGADEFLNKPVNTAELLARINSLLRLKQYQEQLVLRTRSDESFCLTFPGRESAAPKTLPKILLVDDDQRESFLIQTFLEGGAYQLELARSAEEALALVQNEKIDLVLLDILLPGMNGFDLCQHLKDKVLTKDIQVVLITCLQDLENKIRGMELGADDYLIKPINRRELAARINVLLKKKETLDKLRNDFETALNSATTDGLTGAFNQAYLKRYLELELKRAFRQRYPVSLILIDFDNFKLLNDTLGHLAGDLVLKEFSQAIKENIREIDLAARYGGDEFAIALPYADQEEALFIAERIQRAVASYPFSSNASNLLETVRISMGIAVYPAHANTPEELIRNSDDALYQAKKQGKNRMVLYGRGQSEAKTPSI from the coding sequence ATGAACAAAGAAACGATTCTGGTTGTCGAAGACAATCTCTTAAACATGAAACTGGTTCGGAATCTGCTTCATTTAGAAGGCTATCAGGTTCTGGAGGCCGGAGACGGGGAACAGGGGATCGGGTTGGCCCGGGAGCACCGGCCGGATCTCATTTTAATGGACATCCAACTCCCCGGGATGGACGGTCTCACGGCCACCAGACAGATCAAAGGCGATACCGCTCTGAAGCATATTCCGGTCGTCGCCTTGACCTCTTATGCCATGCAGGGGGATGAAGAACGGGCCAGAGAAGCCCATTGTGACGGTTATATTGCCAAACCCATCAATACCCGGACTTTTCTGGATCAAATTAAGGGATTTTGGGACAAAGATAATAATCCCGCTCCCCCCCTCCCCCTTATGGGTCCGATAAAGCATAAAAATAAAATCCTGATTGTAGATGATGAGCCCTTGAATATCAAACTGTTGGAGGCCAAACTGCCCAGGGAAAAATATGAGGTCCTGAAGGCCTTGAGCGGAAAGCAGGCCATTGAAATAGCCGGCGCAGAATCCCCTGATTTGATCTTGCTGGACATCATGATGCCGGAAATGAATGGTTTTGAGGTGACCCGGTGGTTAAAAAAGAACCCTGAAACCGAACGGATCCCCATTATTCAGGTTACCGCCCTGGATGGCAGCGAAGACAAGGTCATGGGCCTGGAGGCCGGTGCGGACGAATTCCTCAATAAGCCAGTAAACACCGCGGAACTCCTGGCCCGGATCAATTCCCTGCTGCGCCTCAAACAATATCAGGAACAACTGGTGCTCCGGACCCGGTCGGATGAATCTTTCTGTCTGACTTTTCCCGGCAGGGAAAGCGCCGCTCCGAAGACCCTGCCCAAAATTCTCCTGGTGGACGACGACCAAAGGGAATCCTTTTTGATACAGACTTTCCTGGAAGGAGGGGCCTATCAACTGGAATTGGCCCGGAGCGCAGAAGAAGCCCTGGCGTTGGTCCAGAATGAAAAAATAGATTTAGTACTTTTAGATATCCTCCTGCCGGGGATGAACGGATTTGATCTCTGTCAGCATCTCAAAGATAAAGTCCTCACCAAGGATATCCAGGTGGTTTTGATCACCTGTCTGCAAGACCTGGAAAACAAGATCAGGGGAATGGAGTTGGGAGCGGATGATTATTTGATAAAACCCATTAACCGGAGGGAGTTGGCGGCCCGGATTAATGTTTTACTGAAGAAAAAAGAGACCCTCGATAAACTCCGGAATGATTTTGAAACGGCCTTGAATTCGGCTACCACCGACGGATTGACCGGGGCTTTTAATCAGGCTTATTTGAAACGTTATCTGGAACTGGAGCTGAAAAGGGCCTTCCGTCAACGCTATCCGGTAAGTCTGATCCTGATCGATTTTGACAATTTCAAATTGTTGAACGATACGCTGGGCCACCTGGCCGGAGACCTGGTTTTAAAAGAATTTTCTCAGGCCATAAAAGAAAATATTCGGGAAATCGACCTGGCCGCCCGCTACGGAGGGGATGAATTCGCCATAGCCCTGCCTTATGCGGATCAGGAGGAGGCCCTTTTTATCGCTGAAAGAATTCAACGGGCCGTGGCCTCTTATCCCTTTTCTTCCAATGCTTCAAACCTTCTGGAGACGGTCAGGATCAGTATGGGCATTGCGGTTTACCCGGCCCATGCCAACACCCCGGAGGAACTCATCCGTAATTCCGATGATGCCCTTTATCAGGCAAAAAAACAGGGAAAAAACCGCATGGTCCTTTATGGCAGGGGCCAAAGTGAAGCGAAAACTCCATCCATCTGA
- a CDS encoding GGDEF domain-containing protein has protein sequence MFNLLAEGLVINGALILTAALFRVRRLVTQLPSSHVRRQWYGLTVLIIIFLLGYASYALAFWGFHRAWLDLIVPVIFFLGAVFVWLTATLSLQTAIDVRRVTILEYESITDPLIGIYNRRYLDRRLAEEYARAQRHALPLSILLLDIDFFKRINDVHGHQAGDAVLNYLGRLILTAVRASDIVARYGGEEILIITPHTTTVAAAELAERLRQYVESHELVLTGETGQQKIRITVSIGVASPTLDMNDCQCLVEGADRALYQAKEEGRNRISVYDTTRAKPATLAA, from the coding sequence ATGTTTAATCTACTGGCAGAAGGTTTGGTGATCAATGGCGCTTTGATCCTGACCGCCGCCCTCTTCCGCGTTCGCCGATTGGTTACCCAACTTCCCTCAAGCCACGTCAGACGCCAATGGTATGGCTTGACGGTTCTTATCATCATTTTTTTATTGGGTTATGCCTCGTACGCGCTCGCCTTTTGGGGGTTTCACCGGGCTTGGCTGGATCTGATCGTTCCGGTCATTTTTTTCCTCGGGGCGGTTTTTGTCTGGTTGACGGCCACACTTTCACTTCAAACGGCGATAGACGTCCGTCGTGTTACGATCCTGGAATATGAGAGTATCACCGATCCTTTGATCGGGATTTACAATCGCCGTTATTTAGACCGCCGGTTGGCAGAAGAATATGCCCGGGCGCAACGCCATGCCCTCCCGCTTTCCATCCTCCTCCTGGATATCGATTTTTTCAAACGCATCAATGACGTGCATGGCCACCAGGCCGGCGATGCCGTCTTGAATTATTTGGGCCGGCTGATACTCACTGCCGTTCGCGCATCAGATATTGTCGCCCGCTACGGGGGGGAAGAAATACTCATCATCACCCCCCACACGACAACCGTCGCTGCGGCTGAATTGGCCGAACGGCTGCGCCAGTACGTGGAATCTCATGAACTGGTCCTGACCGGCGAGACCGGTCAGCAAAAGATCCGGATTACGGTGAGCATTGGAGTGGCCTCGCCGACCCTCGACATGAATGACTGCCAGTGTTTGGTGGAAGGGGCCGACCGGGCCCTTTATCAGGCCAAGGAAGAGGGTCGGAACCGCATCAGTGTCTATGATACGACTCGGGCCAAGCCGGCAACTCTGGCGGCCTGA